The DNA window GGCGTCTCCCTGGGCCAGAGACCACCGCTCGAGGCCCGCGGCCACCAGGTTCTCCCCGGCCGCCGCCACTGCCGCGGGGTCGCGATCCGTGCCGAAGAGCTTCACGTACGGCCCGAGGCGCGCGCGCTCGACCAGCTCGCTGCCCGTGCCCACGAACGGGTCCCACGCCACGTCCTCGCGCCCCAGCCCCGCCACGCGAGCCAGGGCCGCCGCGATCGTCGGATGCGACGCGGCCGGCAGCAGGCGCTTGCGGTAGGTGAAGCGCGGATCCTCGAGGCCGCAGGGCCAGAGCTCCACGCTCACGCGCGTCCCCTCGTCGAGGCTGCGGAGGCTGACCACGACCTCCCAGAGCGCCTCGCGCGGATCGTTCACGAGCTGGGGCCTCTCGCGCGACACCGCCTGCGCCACGCGATAGGTCAGCGCGCGCCGATGGCCCGCCCCCGCCCACTCCAGCCGGTAGCGCACGAGCCCCCGGGTGAAGGTGTGAAAGACCTGGCTGGCGGAGTAGCTCGTCAGCGCGCGAACCACCGCCTCGGCAAGCGCGTCCGGCCCCGGCTCCCCCGCGCCGTCGATCAGCTCCGGCGGCAGCGGGAAGCCGAAGTGAAGAAAGAGCCGCGACTGGAAGAGGCGCGCGAGCGGCACGCCGAGCTTGACCCGCACCCGTCCACGCCCGACCTCCCGCGCCTCGAAAGAGGGCGGAAGTTCGTCGACCAGCAGTGCCTCGAGGCCGGCCCGCACGTGCAAGAGGACGGGAACGGGCTCCTTCGGGGCGGCGGCCGGGTCGATCGAACCGGGGGCCTGCCGGAGCGCGGTGCGCTCCAGCTTCATGCGCGCCTCGGTGACGATGCGCGCGAGCTCCGGGTCGTCGCTGCGCGTGCTCCGCAGCAGGGTCAACGCGGCCTCGCCCCCCACCTTCCCGAGCGCGGCCGCGAGCACGCGCTGCTCGGGGAGCTCCTGCGTTCGGGTCCACGCGGCCAGCAGCGCCGGCTCGGCCGAGCTCAGCCCCACCTTGCCGAGCGCCACCGCCGCCCGACGACGGGTGACCGCATCCGCGTCCTCGAGGCGCAGCACGAGCCAGTCGGAGAGCGACGAACCTTCCGCCCCCCGGGCGAGCCGACCAACGAGCTCGCAGAGGCGCGCCCGGAGCGGCGGAGTAGCCTCGGAGAATCGGGCGAGCGCGAGATCCTCGACCTCGGCGCCGAGCCGCGCGAGCACGCGGGCGATCTTCTCCGCCGACCGTTCGTCTCCGCTCCCGAGGAGCTCGAGGAGCGCCGGCACCTCCGCCCGCGCCGGGGTGTACCCGGGCGAGGCCAGGACCTCGAGCAGCTCCGCTTCCGTACGCATGCGCCTCGACTCCAAGGGGTAGAAGGGGCCGGGACCATACACGGCCTGGCCATCGCGGTCGAGCGGGACAAAGGGCGCGGCGCGGAATAGGCTGATCGTGTTGCCATGATCGAGGCACGGAGGCCTTCATGACGACCAGCCAGGGTCCGCTCGTGCTCGTCACGGGCTCCACCGACGGGATCGGCCGGGAGACGGCGCGCGAGCTCTGCCGACGCGGGGCGCGCGTCATCCTGCACGGGCGCAGCGCCGAGCGCCTCGAGCGGACGCGCGCGGAGCTGACGGTCCACGCGAGCACTGCCCTCCCCGCGCCCTTGACCGGGGACCTCTCGTCGCTGGCAGGGGTCCGCGCGCTGGCCGAGGCCCTCCTGGCCCGGGGGGAACCCCTCGACGTGCTCGTCAACAACGCCGGCGTCTACCTGACCGACCGCCGCCTCACCGTGGACGGCTTCGAGCTCACGATGGCCGTGAACCACTTCGCCCCCTTTCTGCTCACGCACCTCCTGCTCCCCGCGCTCGAGGGCTCCGGGCACGGCCGCGTGGTGCACGTCAGCTCGGTGGCGCACACCCGGGGAGAGCTCGACCTCGCCGACCTCACCTTCGCCCGGCGCTTCTCCGGCTACGCCGCCTACGCCGCGTCGAAGCTGGCCAACGTCCTCTTCTCGGTCGAGCTGGCGCGCCGCCTGGCCTCGCGGCCGGTCACCACGAACGCGCTGCACCCGGGGGTCGTCTCGACCAAGCTCCTCAAGGCGGGCTTCGGCATGGAGGGCCCCGACTCGCTGGCCGAGGGGGCGGCGACGTCGGTCTACCTCGCGCTCTCGC is part of the Deltaproteobacteria bacterium genome and encodes:
- a CDS encoding SDR family NAD(P)-dependent oxidoreductase — protein: MTTSQGPLVLVTGSTDGIGRETARELCRRGARVILHGRSAERLERTRAELTVHASTALPAPLTGDLSSLAGVRALAEALLARGEPLDVLVNNAGVYLTDRRLTVDGFELTMAVNHFAPFLLTHLLLPALEGSGHGRVVHVSSVAHTRGELDLADLTFARRFSGYAAYAASKLANVLFSVELARRLASRPVTTNALHPGVVSTKLLKAGFGMEGPDSLAEGAATSVYLALSPEVAEVTGRYFVKRRQAPAAPAASDVALCRAFYEESARLTGASPL
- a CDS encoding methyltransferase, which gives rise to MRTEAELLEVLASPGYTPARAEVPALLELLGSGDERSAEKIARVLARLGAEVEDLALARFSEATPPLRARLCELVGRLARGAEGSSLSDWLVLRLEDADAVTRRRAAVALGKVGLSSAEPALLAAWTRTQELPEQRVLAAALGKVGGEAALTLLRSTRSDDPELARIVTEARMKLERTALRQAPGSIDPAAAPKEPVPVLLHVRAGLEALLVDELPPSFEAREVGRGRVRVKLGVPLARLFQSRLFLHFGFPLPPELIDGAGEPGPDALAEAVVRALTSYSASQVFHTFTRGLVRYRLEWAGAGHRRALTYRVAQAVSRERPQLVNDPREALWEVVVSLRSLDEGTRVSVELWPCGLEDPRFTYRKRLLPAASHPTIAAALARVAGLGREDVAWDPFVGTGSELVERARLGPYVKLFGTDRDPAAVAAAGENLVAAGLERWSLAQGDARLVMPEGPLTLVITNPPLGRRLLDRREAGMLLAEVITRVAPRLAPGGRIVLVSPDPSATAPAARAAGLRLAGRFTVDMGGFEAELERFDAPAARTEKPRTRRDQDEPDRARRTGARRPLEARAPREQHGAAMERPARQGPNRGGRHAEADAGRQPGRAPRPGGTAGRGTRRVHGDEPRVSERRPPGGGRRPRGRGD